The Panicum hallii strain FIL2 chromosome 9, PHallii_v3.1, whole genome shotgun sequence genome has a window encoding:
- the LOC112876374 gene encoding F-box/LRR-repeat protein At3g59200-like isoform X1: MPPLIYGFMAFQFAISQCCRLCEHHLFDEISLRTDSMAEAPADGLVVSKNVASAACRINALPSHVLSRAISFLDARQLVQTCLLSRRWRHLWRSVPRINASRHEFDGMADSEEERNVLFKKFTNAFLVLRNPVALDEFRLFYFMPDHEESEDPDADSDDANLWIHHALRSNARSVKVKIWDDRLHLDPAVFASKCFLTSLQLSCVMLFDGFFRNLQTGCTALERLLLNDCAIDDVEISSQTLKVFTVDDYSNFTFGEQPSISIPSLSYLAFSASGRIPSLKNMGSLVTASVSVSSGGTQVDDICQFLRSLSGVTNLDFDYAGMLKMEKSLQWCPKFNNLTALTLGEWCLAEDYYALKVFLRNCPNLVKLTLKLKQCNYTSETIIAGLNEGSFACQHIEMLEIVYSKGDPKVLEKLLVEGGITLG; encoded by the exons ATGCCCCCTCTGATCTACGGATTCATGGCTTTTCAATTCGCCATTTCTCAATGCTGCAGATTGTGTGAGCACCACCTGTTCGACGAAATATCCCTTCGAACTGACTCCATGGCAGAGGCTCCGGCCGACGGGCTGGTGGTCTCGAAGAACGTTGCCAGCGCGGCGTGCAGGATTAACGCCCTCCCCAGCCACGTTCTCAGCCGCGCAATCTCCTTCCTGGACGCACGCCAGCTCGTGCAGACGTGTCTGCTGTCACGGCGGTGGCGCCACCTCTGGCGCTCCGTGCCTCGCATCAACGCCTCGCGCCATGAGTTCGACGGCATGGCTGACAGCGAGGAGGAGCGCAACGTGCTGTTCAAGAAGTTTACCAACGCCTTCTTGGTGCTCCGTAACCCTGTTGCCTTGGACGAGTTCCGGCTTTTCTACTTCATGCCTGATCATGAAGAGTCAGAGGACCCTGATGCGGACTCGGATGATGCTAACCTGTGGATCCACCATGCTTTACGGAGCAATGCTCGGTCTGTCAAGGTTAAGATATGGGACGACAGATTGCATCTCGATCCTGCAGTGTTTGCTTCAAAATGCTTCTTGACAAGCCTTCAACTTTCCTGCGTTATGTTGTTCGATGGTTTCTTTAGGAACCTCCAGACTGGATGCACAGCATTAGAACGTCTGCTCTTAAATGACTGTGCCATTGACGATGTTGAGATTTCCTCCCAGACACTAAAGGTTTTCACCGTTGATGATTACTCCAACTTCACATTTGGTGAACAGCCCTCTATTTCTATTCCAAGCCTCAGTTATCTTGCCTTCTCTGCTTCTGGCAGAATACCTTCGCTAAAGAACATGGGATCACTAGTGACAGCATCAGTTTCAGTTAGTTCAGGAGGTACTCAGGTTGATGATATCTGTCAGTTTCTCAGGAGCCTATCTGGAGTCACAAATTTGGACTTCGACTATGCAGGAATG CTGAAGATGGAAAAAAGTTTGCAATGGTGCCCGAAATTCAACAATCTTACAGCCCTGACTCTTGGTGAATGGTGCCTGGCTGAAGATTACTATGCACTTAAAGTCTTCCTTCGGAACTGTCCTAATCTTGTGAAGCTAACTCTGAAACTTAAGCAG TGTAATTATACATCTGAAACCATCATCGCTGGGCTGAACGAAGGATCGTTTGCATGTCAGCACATTGAGATGCTTGAAATCGTATACTCGAAGGGTGACCCCAAGGTCCTGGAGAAGCTTTTGGTTGAGGGTGGTATAACCTTAGGTTAG
- the LOC112876374 gene encoding F-box/LRR-repeat protein At3g59200-like isoform X2 yields the protein MAEAPADGLVVSKNVASAACRINALPSHVLSRAISFLDARQLVQTCLLSRRWRHLWRSVPRINASRHEFDGMADSEEERNVLFKKFTNAFLVLRNPVALDEFRLFYFMPDHEESEDPDADSDDANLWIHHALRSNARSVKVKIWDDRLHLDPAVFASKCFLTSLQLSCVMLFDGFFRNLQTGCTALERLLLNDCAIDDVEISSQTLKVFTVDDYSNFTFGEQPSISIPSLSYLAFSASGRIPSLKNMGSLVTASVSVSSGGTQVDDICQFLRSLSGVTNLDFDYAGMLKMEKSLQWCPKFNNLTALTLGEWCLAEDYYALKVFLRNCPNLVKLTLKLKQCNYTSETIIAGLNEGSFACQHIEMLEIVYSKGDPKVLEKLLVEGGITLG from the exons ATGGCAGAGGCTCCGGCCGACGGGCTGGTGGTCTCGAAGAACGTTGCCAGCGCGGCGTGCAGGATTAACGCCCTCCCCAGCCACGTTCTCAGCCGCGCAATCTCCTTCCTGGACGCACGCCAGCTCGTGCAGACGTGTCTGCTGTCACGGCGGTGGCGCCACCTCTGGCGCTCCGTGCCTCGCATCAACGCCTCGCGCCATGAGTTCGACGGCATGGCTGACAGCGAGGAGGAGCGCAACGTGCTGTTCAAGAAGTTTACCAACGCCTTCTTGGTGCTCCGTAACCCTGTTGCCTTGGACGAGTTCCGGCTTTTCTACTTCATGCCTGATCATGAAGAGTCAGAGGACCCTGATGCGGACTCGGATGATGCTAACCTGTGGATCCACCATGCTTTACGGAGCAATGCTCGGTCTGTCAAGGTTAAGATATGGGACGACAGATTGCATCTCGATCCTGCAGTGTTTGCTTCAAAATGCTTCTTGACAAGCCTTCAACTTTCCTGCGTTATGTTGTTCGATGGTTTCTTTAGGAACCTCCAGACTGGATGCACAGCATTAGAACGTCTGCTCTTAAATGACTGTGCCATTGACGATGTTGAGATTTCCTCCCAGACACTAAAGGTTTTCACCGTTGATGATTACTCCAACTTCACATTTGGTGAACAGCCCTCTATTTCTATTCCAAGCCTCAGTTATCTTGCCTTCTCTGCTTCTGGCAGAATACCTTCGCTAAAGAACATGGGATCACTAGTGACAGCATCAGTTTCAGTTAGTTCAGGAGGTACTCAGGTTGATGATATCTGTCAGTTTCTCAGGAGCCTATCTGGAGTCACAAATTTGGACTTCGACTATGCAGGAATG CTGAAGATGGAAAAAAGTTTGCAATGGTGCCCGAAATTCAACAATCTTACAGCCCTGACTCTTGGTGAATGGTGCCTGGCTGAAGATTACTATGCACTTAAAGTCTTCCTTCGGAACTGTCCTAATCTTGTGAAGCTAACTCTGAAACTTAAGCAG TGTAATTATACATCTGAAACCATCATCGCTGGGCTGAACGAAGGATCGTTTGCATGTCAGCACATTGAGATGCTTGAAATCGTATACTCGAAGGGTGACCCCAAGGTCCTGGAGAAGCTTTTGGTTGAGGGTGGTATAACCTTAGGTTAG